The following are from one region of the Sphingomonas sp. J315 genome:
- a CDS encoding 4a-hydroxytetrahydrobiopterin dehydratase — MVEQLSQAERDDALEGLPEWDHDTGRDAITRSFTFDDFSQAFAFMTQVALLAEKADHHPEWSNVWNRVDILLTTHDAGGLSGRDIDMARAIDALVD, encoded by the coding sequence ATGGTCGAACAACTGAGCCAGGCGGAACGCGACGACGCGCTCGAAGGGCTGCCTGAATGGGATCACGACACCGGTCGCGACGCGATCACGCGCAGCTTCACCTTCGACGATTTCAGCCAGGCCTTCGCCTTCATGACGCAGGTCGCGTTGCTCGCCGAAAAGGCCGACCACCACCCCGAATGGTCAAACGTCTGGAACCGCGTCGACATCCTGCTCACCACCCACGACGCCGGCGGCCTGTCCGGCCGCGATATCGACATGGCGAGGGCAATCGACGCGCTAGTGGATTGA